Proteins encoded in a region of the Streptomyces sp. NBC_00513 genome:
- the trpS gene encoding tryptophan--tRNA ligase → MTRIFSGVKPTGHLTLGNYLGAVRQWVAADQEPDEALFCVVDLHALTVEHDPARVRRLSRQAATLLLASGLEPARCTLFVQSHVDEHTRLAYLLECTATDGELRRMVQYREKATRARDAGEGVRLSLLTYPVLMAADILAYGTDRVPVGEDQRQHVELTRDLAVRFNQRYGHTFAVPEATHPVVAARVMDLQDPTSKMGKSGGAGPGVVFMLDEPAVVTRKVMRAVTDSGDGGVVLDREKRPGVANLLDILAACTGGEPAALADGYQGYGALKRDVAEAVVETLRPVRERHAELAADPGGVEKVLRAGAERARGLARPVVDRAYRAIGLLEP, encoded by the coding sequence ATGACGAGGATCTTCAGCGGGGTCAAGCCCACCGGGCATCTGACGCTGGGCAACTACCTGGGGGCCGTGCGGCAGTGGGTCGCCGCCGACCAGGAACCCGACGAGGCGCTGTTCTGCGTGGTGGACCTGCACGCGCTGACCGTGGAACACGATCCGGCGCGGGTCCGCCGGCTCAGCAGGCAGGCCGCGACGCTGCTGCTGGCCTCGGGGCTGGAACCGGCGAGGTGCACGCTCTTCGTGCAGAGCCACGTGGACGAGCACACCCGGCTGGCGTACCTGCTGGAGTGCACCGCGACCGACGGGGAACTGCGGCGGATGGTCCAGTACCGCGAGAAGGCGACGCGGGCGCGGGACGCCGGGGAAGGGGTGCGGCTGTCGTTGCTCACCTATCCCGTGCTGATGGCGGCCGACATCCTCGCGTACGGGACGGACCGGGTGCCGGTCGGTGAGGACCAGCGGCAGCACGTGGAACTGACGCGGGACCTCGCGGTGCGGTTCAACCAGCGGTACGGGCACACCTTCGCGGTGCCCGAGGCCACGCACCCGGTCGTGGCGGCTCGGGTCATGGACCTCCAGGACCCGACGTCCAAGATGGGGAAGTCCGGGGGCGCCGGGCCCGGGGTGGTGTTCATGCTCGACGAACCGGCGGTGGTGACGAGGAAGGTGATGCGGGCCGTCACCGACAGCGGGGACGGCGGCGTGGTCCTGGACCGGGAGAAGAGGCCCGGGGTCGCCAACCTGCTCGACATCCTCGCCGCCTGCACGGGCGGCGAGCCCGCGGCGCTGGCCGACGGGTACCAGGGCTACGGGGCGTTGAAGCGGGACGTCGCCGAGGCGGTGGTGGAGACGCTGCGGCCGGTGCGGGAGCGGCACGCCGAGCTGGCGGCCGACCCCGGCGGGGTGGAGAAGGTCCTGCGGGCCGGGGCCGAGCGGGCGCGCGGCCTGGCGCGGCCCGTGGTGGACCGGGCGTACCGGGCGATCGGGCTGTTGGAGCCCTGA
- the proC gene encoding pyrroline-5-carboxylate reductase, which yields MTQTVAVLGTGKIGEALLSGMIRGGWPAAKLLVTARRPERAEELRTRYGVEAVTNAEAAKRADTLILTVKPQDMGKLLEELAPHVPTDRLIISGAAGIPTSFFEERLAPGTPVVRVMTNTPALVDEAMSVISAGSHATAAHLLHTEEIFGGVGKTLRVPESQQDAATALSGSGPAYFYFLVEAMTDAGILLGLPRAQAHDLIVQAAIGAAVMLRDSGEHPVKLREAVTSPAGTTINAIVELEKHGVRAALIAALEAARDRSRELASGNS from the coding sequence ATGACCCAGACAGTCGCAGTCCTCGGTACCGGCAAGATCGGCGAGGCCCTGCTCAGCGGGATGATCCGCGGCGGATGGCCCGCCGCCAAGCTCCTCGTCACCGCCCGCCGCCCCGAACGCGCCGAGGAACTGCGCACCCGTTACGGGGTCGAGGCCGTCACCAACGCCGAGGCCGCCAAGCGCGCCGACACCCTGATCCTCACGGTCAAGCCGCAGGACATGGGCAAGCTGCTCGAAGAACTCGCCCCCCACGTCCCCACCGACCGCCTGATCATCAGCGGCGCCGCCGGCATCCCCACCTCCTTCTTCGAGGAGCGGCTCGCTCCGGGCACGCCGGTCGTCCGCGTCATGACGAACACCCCCGCCCTCGTGGACGAGGCCATGTCCGTCATCTCGGCCGGCAGCCACGCCACCGCCGCGCACCTCCTGCACACCGAGGAGATCTTCGGCGGCGTCGGCAAGACCCTGCGCGTCCCCGAGTCGCAGCAGGACGCCGCGACCGCCCTCTCCGGCTCGGGCCCCGCCTACTTCTACTTCCTCGTCGAGGCGATGACCGACGCCGGCATCCTCCTCGGCCTGCCCCGAGCCCAGGCGCACGACCTGATCGTCCAGGCCGCCATCGGCGCCGCCGTGATGCTCCGCGACAGCGGCGAGCACCCGGTCAAGCTCCGCGAGGCCGTGACCTCCCCGGCCGGCACGACCATCAACGCCATCGTCGAGCTGGAGAAGCACGGCGTACGGGCGGCCCTCATCGCCGCCCTCGAAGCGGCCCGCGACCGCAGCCGCGAGCTCGCCTCCGGCAACAGCTGA
- a CDS encoding ABC transporter permease, whose protein sequence is MNTARTLATAARVLRQLRHDPRSIALMLLVPVLMLTLLRYVFDGSARTFDSVGASLLGIFPLITMFLVTSIATLRERTSGTLERLLAMPLGKGDLIAGYALAFGAVAVVQSVLATGLALWVLGLDVVGSPWLLLLVALLDALLGTALGLFVSAFAASEFQAVQFMPAVIFPQLLLCGLFAPRDTMQPVLEGLSDVLPMSYAVDGMTQVLTHTDMTADFLRDALVVAGCALLVLALGAATLRRRTP, encoded by the coding sequence GTGAACACGGCCCGCACCCTCGCCACCGCCGCGCGCGTCCTGCGCCAGCTCCGCCACGACCCGCGCTCGATCGCACTGATGCTGCTGGTCCCCGTCCTGATGCTGACCCTGCTCCGCTACGTCTTCGACGGCAGCGCCCGCACCTTCGACAGCGTCGGGGCCTCCCTCCTCGGGATCTTCCCCCTCATCACCATGTTCCTGGTGACCTCCATCGCCACCCTGCGCGAGCGCACCTCCGGCACCCTGGAACGCCTCCTCGCGATGCCGCTCGGCAAGGGCGACCTCATCGCCGGCTACGCCCTCGCGTTCGGCGCGGTGGCCGTCGTCCAATCCGTCCTCGCCACCGGCCTCGCCCTGTGGGTCCTCGGCCTCGACGTCGTCGGCTCCCCGTGGCTGCTCCTGCTCGTCGCCCTCCTCGACGCGCTCCTCGGCACGGCGCTCGGCCTCTTCGTCTCCGCCTTCGCCGCGTCCGAGTTCCAGGCCGTGCAGTTCATGCCGGCGGTGATCTTCCCCCAGCTCCTGCTGTGCGGACTCTTCGCACCCCGCGACACCATGCAGCCGGTCCTCGAAGGGCTCTCCGACGTCCTGCCCATGTCCTACGCCGTGGACGGCATGACCCAGGTCCTCACCCACACCGACATGACCGCCGACTTCCTCCGCGACGCCCTCGTCGTCGCCGGCTGCGCCCTGCTCGTCCTCGCCCTCGGCGCGGCCACCCTGCGCCGCCGCACCCCCTGA
- a CDS encoding ABC transporter ATP-binding protein has product MMNNSPDGAPAAVHARGLTVRRGAGRHPRTVLDALAFDVPRGRITGLLGPSGCGKSTLMRAVVGTQAHVTGTLDVLGHRAGHPELRSRIGYVTQAPSVYDDLTVRQNLEYFAAVLDPGRAAADRRAAAVTRAITDVDLTGRAGALAGNLSGGQRSRVSLAVALLGTPELLVLDEPTVGLDPVLRRDLWNLFHDLTTDRGATILVSSHVMDEAERCHDLLLMREGRILAQDTPDALRDRTGSTTVEEGFLRLVDDANALARQTQEQHS; this is encoded by the coding sequence ATGATGAATAACTCGCCGGACGGAGCCCCGGCCGCCGTCCACGCCCGCGGCCTCACCGTCCGCCGCGGCGCCGGACGCCACCCCCGCACCGTCCTCGACGCCCTCGCCTTCGACGTCCCCCGCGGCCGGATCACCGGCCTCCTCGGCCCCTCCGGCTGCGGCAAGTCCACCCTCATGCGCGCCGTCGTCGGCACCCAGGCCCACGTCACCGGCACCCTCGACGTCCTCGGCCACCGGGCCGGCCACCCCGAACTGCGCTCCCGCATCGGCTACGTCACCCAGGCGCCCTCGGTCTACGACGACCTCACCGTCCGGCAGAACCTCGAGTACTTCGCCGCAGTCCTCGACCCCGGCCGCGCCGCGGCCGACCGCCGCGCCGCGGCCGTCACCCGCGCCATCACCGACGTGGACCTCACCGGCCGCGCGGGCGCCCTCGCCGGCAACCTCTCCGGCGGCCAGCGCAGCCGCGTCTCCCTCGCCGTCGCCCTGCTCGGCACCCCCGAGCTGCTGGTCCTCGACGAACCGACCGTCGGCCTCGACCCCGTCCTGCGACGCGACCTGTGGAACCTCTTCCACGACCTCACCACCGACCGCGGCGCCACGATCCTCGTCTCCTCACACGTCATGGACGAGGCCGAACGGTGCCACGACCTCCTCCTCATGCGCGAGGGCCGCATCCTCGCCCAGGACACCCCCGACGCCCTGCGGGACCGCACAGGCTCCACCACCGTCGAGGAGGGCTTCCTCCGCCTCGTCGACGACGCCAACGCCCTCGCCCGGCAGACCCAGGAGCAGCACTCGTGA
- a CDS encoding SH3 domain-containing protein: protein MYQVAPGYRVNVRSGPGTGYAIIDTLPLGASVSIRCQCPGTTVSGPYGTTGLWDCIGNGRFVSDAYVKTGSDGYVASRCD, encoded by the coding sequence ATGTACCAGGTCGCTCCCGGCTACCGCGTCAACGTTCGCAGCGGCCCCGGAACCGGCTACGCGATCATCGACACCCTCCCGCTCGGGGCGAGCGTGTCCATCCGCTGCCAGTGCCCCGGCACGACGGTTTCGGGTCCGTACGGGACGACCGGCCTCTGGGACTGCATCGGCAACGGCCGCTTCGTGTCGGACGCCTACGTGAAGACCGGCAGCGACGGGTACGTCGCCAGCCGCTGCGACTGA
- a CDS encoding PQQ-binding-like beta-propeller repeat protein, with amino-acid sequence MHSRRADYAGFPEYAGQYRLESVLGSGGMGVVHLAASSSGLKLAVKVVHAQHAVDPEFRARFRQEVAAARRVSGAFTAPVVDADPDAERPWMATLFVDAPTLSERVRERVLDSIELTRLAAGLAEALRDIHRAGVVHRDLKPSNVLMAPDGVRVIDFGISRPADSDLRTETGKLIGTPPFMAPEQFQSPRDVGTAADVFALGAVLVYAATGHGPFDSDSHYLVAYQVVHSEPDLTGLPDLLVPVVARCLAKDPNERPTAHALIAEIRALTSPTSENTQSFIAQPRIPRQRKPAPDEEDTHRRAVPAVVRRPARPPRGWALRAWVAAALLAVGAVGGGLWLAADAGTPVRNASEAPGDETAVPPPVTPWSVSLGGHTASCSAVGAALYCAGRHLTGARLDVTNGAVAWSVPAPASGALPGATPPVPREAGGVIVVVADGGERLRALDPKTGAERWQRGLSAGTQVVTAGPHVLLTSADGSVRAIDAADGAQRWTGPGAAGSGWWGGTGQNGAPSFFRSTPDGSGRSTEVSEVDASTGTVRWQVRTDGRLRPFGTAADTLFLLDNDASAHAIGVVRIGRTTRSVQRVRLSAPLYDAQATVGANGTTYAFGTQGTVAAVGTGKELWRLETGAASASSPMYADGHVYLSVSDGRLLAVDAATGRLVGQTGTRLAAGRAAVSSAIPAPVLSDGRVYASAPDGTVFAVDAANPAGW; translated from the coding sequence GTGCATTCGCGGCGCGCGGACTACGCCGGGTTTCCGGAGTATGCCGGGCAGTACCGGCTCGAATCCGTGCTCGGTTCCGGCGGCATGGGGGTCGTCCACCTGGCCGCCTCCAGCTCGGGGCTGAAACTCGCCGTCAAGGTCGTACACGCCCAACACGCGGTGGACCCCGAGTTCCGGGCGCGCTTCCGACAGGAGGTCGCCGCCGCGCGACGGGTGAGCGGGGCGTTCACCGCACCCGTCGTGGACGCCGATCCGGATGCCGAACGGCCTTGGATGGCCACCCTGTTCGTCGACGCGCCGACGTTGTCCGAACGAGTGCGCGAACGCGTCCTGGACTCCATCGAACTGACCCGGCTCGCCGCCGGGCTGGCGGAAGCCCTGAGGGACATCCACCGCGCCGGGGTGGTACACCGGGATCTGAAGCCGAGCAACGTGCTGATGGCCCCGGACGGGGTCCGGGTCATCGACTTCGGGATCTCGCGCCCGGCCGACAGCGACCTGCGCACCGAGACGGGGAAGCTGATCGGAACGCCGCCGTTCATGGCGCCCGAGCAGTTCCAGAGCCCCCGGGACGTGGGCACGGCCGCCGACGTCTTCGCGCTGGGCGCGGTGCTGGTGTACGCGGCGACGGGGCACGGGCCGTTCGACTCGGACAGCCACTACCTCGTGGCGTACCAGGTCGTGCACAGCGAGCCCGACCTGACGGGGTTGCCGGACCTGCTGGTTCCGGTCGTGGCCCGGTGCCTGGCGAAGGATCCGAACGAGCGGCCGACCGCCCACGCGCTGATCGCCGAGATCCGGGCGCTGACGAGTCCGACCTCCGAGAACACCCAGTCCTTCATCGCGCAGCCGCGCATACCTCGGCAGCGCAAGCCGGCGCCCGACGAGGAGGACACGCATCGACGCGCCGTGCCGGCCGTCGTCCGCCGACCCGCACGGCCCCCGCGCGGATGGGCCTTGAGGGCGTGGGTGGCCGCCGCGCTCCTCGCCGTCGGCGCGGTCGGGGGTGGGCTGTGGCTCGCCGCCGACGCGGGGACACCCGTACGGAACGCCTCCGAGGCGCCGGGAGACGAAACCGCGGTACCGCCGCCCGTGACCCCTTGGTCGGTGTCCCTGGGCGGGCACACCGCGTCCTGCTCGGCGGTGGGCGCGGCGCTCTACTGCGCCGGACGCCACCTCACCGGCGCCCGCCTCGACGTCACGAACGGCGCGGTGGCCTGGTCCGTTCCCGCCCCCGCGAGCGGCGCGCTGCCCGGCGCGACCCCGCCGGTCCCCCGGGAAGCCGGTGGCGTGATCGTCGTCGTGGCGGACGGGGGCGAACGGCTCCGGGCACTGGACCCGAAGACCGGCGCCGAGCGCTGGCAGCGCGGGCTGTCGGCCGGCACGCAGGTGGTGACCGCGGGCCCGCACGTCCTCCTGACCTCGGCGGACGGAAGCGTGCGCGCCATCGACGCGGCCGACGGAGCCCAGCGCTGGACCGGACCCGGCGCCGCGGGATCCGGTTGGTGGGGTGGTACCGGGCAGAACGGCGCGCCCTCCTTCTTCCGGTCGACGCCCGACGGCAGCGGCCGGTCGACGGAGGTCTCGGAGGTGGACGCGTCCACCGGCACCGTGCGCTGGCAGGTACGGACCGACGGCAGGCTTCGTCCTTTCGGGACCGCGGCCGACACGCTCTTCCTACTGGACAACGACGCGAGCGCTCACGCGATCGGTGTCGTGAGGATCGGTCGGACGACGCGCTCGGTGCAGCGGGTCCGACTGTCGGCTCCCCTGTACGACGCCCAGGCGACGGTGGGGGCGAACGGCACGACCTACGCCTTCGGCACGCAGGGCACGGTCGCGGCGGTCGGCACGGGCAAGGAACTGTGGCGCCTGGAAACCGGCGCGGCGAGCGCGTCGAGCCCCATGTACGCGGATGGGCACGTGTACCTCAGCGTGTCGGACGGCCGCCTGCTCGCCGTCGACGCGGCCACCGGACGGCTCGTCGGGCAGACCGGGACCCGTCTGGCTGCGGGGCGGGCGGCTGTCAGCTCCGCGATCCCCGCTCCCGTTCTCTCCGACGGGCGGGTGTACGCGTCCGCGCCCGACGGGACCGTCTTCGCCGTGGACGCGGCGAACCCCGCCGGCTGGTGA
- the ilvD gene encoding dihydroxy-acid dehydratase — protein MPELRSRTVTHGRNMAGARALMRASGVASADIGKPIIAVANSFTEFVPGHTHLAPVGRIVSDAIREAGAIPREFNTIAVDDGIAMGHGGMLYSLPSRDLIADSVEYMVEAHCADALICISNCDKITPGMLMAAMRLNIPVVFVSGGPMEAGQAILVDGTVRKLDLIDAMVDAANENVSDEDVLRIEENACPTCGSCSGMFTANSMNCLAEAIGLALPGNGSVLATHTARRALYEDAGRTVVEITKRYYEDGDESVLPRNIATREAFENAMALDIAMGGSTNTILHLLAAAQEAGLEYDLTDIDAVSRRVPCLSKVAPNVAPGGTYYMEDIHRAGGIPAILGELYRGGLLNKDVTSVHSDNLEDWLARWDARSGTASDTAMELWHAAPGCKRSATAFSQSERWDTLDLDAEGGCIRSVQHAYSKDGGLAVLRGNIAVDGCVVKTAGVDESIWTFEGPAVVCESQDEAVDKILRKEIKEGDVVVIRYEGPRGGPGMQEMLYPTSFLKGRGLGKACALVTDGRFSGGTSGLSIGHASPEAASGGTIALVEDGDRIRIDIPNRSIELLVPDEELAARREALGGVYAPKNRERKVSAALRAYAAMATSADKGAVRDVSLLG, from the coding sequence ATGCCCGAGCTGAGGTCCCGCACCGTCACCCACGGCCGCAACATGGCAGGCGCACGTGCGCTGATGCGCGCCTCGGGCGTAGCGAGCGCGGACATCGGAAAGCCGATCATCGCGGTGGCCAACTCCTTCACCGAGTTCGTCCCCGGGCACACCCACCTGGCGCCGGTCGGCCGGATCGTCTCCGACGCCATCCGCGAGGCGGGCGCGATCCCGCGCGAGTTCAACACCATCGCGGTCGACGACGGCATCGCCATGGGCCACGGCGGCATGCTGTACTCCCTGCCCTCCCGCGACCTGATCGCGGACAGCGTGGAGTACATGGTCGAGGCGCACTGCGCCGACGCCCTGATCTGCATCTCCAACTGCGACAAGATCACCCCCGGCATGCTGATGGCCGCCATGCGCCTCAACATCCCGGTCGTCTTCGTCTCCGGCGGTCCGATGGAGGCAGGGCAGGCCATCCTCGTCGACGGCACCGTCCGCAAGCTCGACCTGATCGACGCCATGGTCGACGCCGCCAACGAGAACGTCTCGGACGAGGACGTGCTGCGGATCGAGGAGAACGCCTGTCCGACCTGCGGCTCCTGTTCGGGCATGTTCACCGCCAACTCCATGAACTGCCTCGCCGAGGCCATCGGCCTGGCCCTCCCGGGCAACGGCTCGGTCCTCGCCACGCACACCGCCCGCCGAGCCCTGTACGAGGACGCCGGCCGCACGGTCGTGGAGATCACCAAGCGCTACTACGAGGACGGCGACGAGTCCGTCCTGCCGCGCAACATCGCCACCCGCGAGGCCTTCGAGAACGCCATGGCGCTCGACATCGCGATGGGCGGCTCCACCAACACGATCCTGCACCTGCTGGCGGCGGCGCAGGAGGCGGGCCTGGAGTACGACCTCACCGACATCGACGCCGTCTCCCGCCGCGTTCCCTGCCTGTCCAAGGTCGCGCCGAACGTGGCGCCCGGCGGCACGTACTACATGGAGGACATCCACCGGGCCGGCGGCATCCCCGCCATCCTCGGCGAGCTGTACCGCGGCGGTCTCCTCAACAAGGACGTCACCTCCGTGCACTCCGACAACCTGGAGGACTGGCTCGCGCGGTGGGACGCCCGCTCCGGCACGGCGTCCGACACCGCCATGGAGCTGTGGCACGCGGCCCCCGGCTGCAAGCGCTCCGCGACCGCCTTCTCCCAGTCCGAGCGCTGGGACACCCTCGACCTCGACGCCGAGGGCGGCTGCATCCGCTCGGTGCAGCACGCGTACTCCAAGGACGGCGGCCTCGCCGTTCTGCGCGGCAACATCGCGGTCGACGGCTGCGTCGTGAAGACCGCCGGCGTGGACGAGTCGATCTGGACCTTCGAGGGTCCGGCCGTGGTCTGCGAGTCGCAGGACGAGGCCGTCGACAAGATCCTCCGCAAGGAGATCAAGGAGGGCGACGTCGTCGTCATCCGCTACGAGGGCCCGCGCGGCGGCCCCGGCATGCAGGAGATGCTGTACCCGACGTCCTTCCTCAAGGGCCGCGGTCTCGGCAAGGCCTGCGCCCTCGTCACGGACGGCCGTTTCTCCGGCGGCACCTCGGGCCTGTCCATCGGCCACGCCTCCCCGGAGGCCGCCTCGGGCGGCACCATCGCCCTCGTCGAGGACGGCGACCGCATCCGCATCGACATCCCGAACCGCTCGATCGAGCTGCTGGTCCCCGACGAGGAACTGGCCGCCCGCCGCGAGGCCCTCGGCGGCGTCTACGCCCCGAAGAACCGCGAACGCAAGGTCTCCGCGGCCCTGCGCGCCTACGCCGCCATGGCCACCAGCGCCGACAAGGGCGCGGTCCGCGACGTCTCCCTCCTGGGCTGA
- a CDS encoding TetR family transcriptional regulator has product MTDPVGKPRRGPGRPRQDEADDGPGTQERIRLAARSEFAARGYDKTSVRGIAKAAGVDPALVHHYFGSKDDLFAAAIEVSMEPALVVPQIVGSGPDGIGERLARYFLGIWENPATRAPLLAVIRSALTHEAAAAVLRRLILRRVLERVAADLDVPDPTFRAELAASHMIGIAILRYVVQIEPLASADPEEIIALVAPTLQRYLTEQ; this is encoded by the coding sequence ATGACGGACCCGGTCGGCAAGCCCCGCCGCGGCCCCGGTCGCCCCCGCCAGGACGAGGCCGACGACGGCCCCGGCACGCAGGAGCGGATCCGGCTCGCGGCCCGTTCGGAGTTCGCGGCGCGCGGCTACGACAAGACCTCCGTACGCGGGATCGCGAAGGCGGCCGGCGTGGACCCGGCACTGGTGCACCACTACTTCGGCAGCAAGGACGACCTGTTCGCCGCCGCCATCGAGGTCAGCATGGAGCCGGCCCTGGTCGTCCCGCAGATCGTCGGCTCCGGCCCGGACGGCATCGGCGAGCGCCTGGCCCGCTACTTCCTGGGCATCTGGGAGAACCCGGCCACCCGCGCCCCCCTCCTCGCCGTGATCCGCTCCGCCCTCACCCACGAGGCCGCCGCCGCCGTGCTGCGCCGGCTGATCCTGCGCCGGGTCCTGGAGCGGGTCGCGGCCGACCTCGACGTGCCCGACCCCACCTTCCGCGCCGAACTCGCGGCCTCGCACATGATCGGCATCGCGATCCTGCGGTACGTGGTCCAGATCGAGCCCCTCGCGTCCGCGGACCCGGAGGAGATCATCGCCCTCGTGGCCCCGACCCTCCAGCGCTACCTCACCGAACAGTGA
- a CDS encoding sugar phosphate isomerase/epimerase gives MAEPRPQTPRPRPKVALSTASVYPESTATAFEIAARLGYDGVEVMVWTDPVSQDIDALRRLSDHHGVPVLAIHAPCLLITQRVWSTDPWTKLRRAQSAAERLGAGTVVVHPPFRWQRAYSRDFVAGIWRMADETDVRFAVENMYPWRYRDREMLAYAPEWDVTKDDYRHFTVDLSHTATARTDANAMIDRMGDRLAHIHLADGNGSAKDEHLVPGRGTQPCAELLRGLARTSFDGHVVIEVNTRRAMSSAEREADLAEALAFTRQHLAAATSDSPARRP, from the coding sequence GTGGCAGAACCCCGCCCCCAGACCCCGAGACCAAGGCCCAAGGTCGCCCTTTCCACCGCCTCCGTCTATCCGGAGTCCACGGCGACCGCCTTCGAGATCGCCGCGCGCCTCGGCTACGACGGCGTCGAGGTCATGGTCTGGACGGACCCGGTCAGCCAGGACATCGACGCCCTGCGCCGCCTCTCCGACCACCACGGGGTCCCGGTCCTCGCGATCCACGCCCCCTGCCTCCTGATCACCCAGCGCGTCTGGTCGACCGACCCCTGGACGAAGCTGCGGCGCGCCCAGTCGGCGGCCGAGCGGCTGGGCGCGGGCACCGTCGTCGTGCACCCGCCGTTCCGCTGGCAGCGCGCGTACTCCCGCGACTTCGTCGCCGGCATCTGGCGCATGGCGGACGAGACCGACGTCAGGTTCGCCGTCGAGAACATGTACCCCTGGCGCTACCGCGACCGCGAGATGCTCGCGTACGCGCCCGAGTGGGACGTCACCAAGGACGATTACCGGCACTTCACGGTGGACCTCTCGCACACCGCGACGGCCCGCACCGACGCGAACGCGATGATCGACCGGATGGGCGACCGGCTCGCCCACATCCACCTCGCCGACGGGAACGGCTCCGCGAAGGACGAGCACCTCGTCCCCGGTCGCGGCACCCAGCCCTGCGCCGAACTGCTGCGCGGCCTGGCCCGTACCTCCTTCGACGGTCACGTCGTCATCGAGGTCAACACCCGCCGTGCCATGTCCTCGGCGGAACGCGAGGCCGATCTCGCCGAGGCCCTGGCCTTCACGCGGCAGCACCTCGCGGCCGCGACCAGCGACAGCCCGGCCCGCCGGCCATGA
- a CDS encoding Ppx/GppA phosphatase family protein: MRLGVLDVGSNTIHLLVVDAHPGARPLPAHSHKVELRLAELLDEHGAVTPEGIERLVSVLGDAVQAAEDKGCEDLLPFATSAVREATNADEVLARVKAETGLDLPILSGEDEARLTFLAARRWFGWSAGKLLVLDIGGGSLEIAFGIDEEPDAAVSLPLGAGRLTSAWLPGDPADPADVKALRRHARAQIARSVSVFSRFGAPDHVVATSKTFRQLARIAGAARSADGLYVQRDLTRKSLEEWVPRLAAMTTAQRSTLPGVSEGRAGQLLAGALVAEGTMDLLGVEELEICPWALREGVILRRLDHLPS; the protein is encoded by the coding sequence ATGAGACTCGGTGTCCTTGATGTGGGTTCGAACACGATCCATCTGCTGGTGGTCGACGCACACCCCGGTGCGCGCCCGCTGCCCGCGCACTCGCACAAGGTGGAACTGCGGCTGGCGGAACTCCTCGACGAGCACGGGGCGGTCACCCCGGAGGGCATAGAGCGCCTCGTCTCGGTCCTCGGCGACGCCGTGCAGGCCGCCGAGGACAAGGGCTGCGAGGACCTGCTGCCCTTCGCGACGAGCGCCGTGCGCGAGGCCACGAACGCCGACGAGGTCCTGGCCCGGGTGAAGGCCGAGACCGGCCTCGACCTGCCCATCCTCAGCGGTGAGGACGAGGCGCGGCTGACGTTCCTCGCCGCCCGGCGCTGGTTCGGCTGGTCGGCGGGCAAGCTGCTGGTCCTCGACATCGGCGGCGGCTCGCTGGAGATCGCGTTCGGCATCGACGAGGAACCCGACGCGGCCGTGTCCCTCCCGCTGGGCGCCGGCCGCCTCACCTCGGCGTGGCTCCCGGGCGACCCCGCCGACCCGGCCGACGTGAAGGCCCTGCGCCGGCACGCGCGGGCCCAGATCGCCCGGTCGGTCAGTGTGTTCAGCCGCTTCGGAGCGCCGGACCACGTGGTGGCGACCTCCAAGACGTTCCGGCAGTTGGCCCGCATCGCGGGCGCGGCCCGCTCGGCCGACGGCCTGTACGTCCAGCGCGACCTGACCCGCAAGTCCCTGGAGGAGTGGGTCCCGCGCCTGGCGGCGATGACCACCGCGCAGCGCTCCACCCTCCCGGGCGTGTCCGAGGGCCGCGCCGGACAGCTCCTGGCGGGCGCCCTGGTCGCGGAGGGCACGATGGACCTCCTCGGCGTCGAGGAGTTGGAGATCTGCCCCTGGGCCCTGCGGGAGGGCGTCATCCTCCGCCGCCTGGACCACCTCCCGTCCTGA